From the genome of Helicoverpa zea isolate HzStark_Cry1AcR chromosome 1, ilHelZeax1.1, whole genome shotgun sequence, one region includes:
- the LOC124632287 gene encoding alpha-crystallin A chain-like, whose product MFSPRLFAVLAILATAAAVPATDRPVPKPVTTITDDDISEPYDNPWFSFPLFGNLFAPLWKLFPTFADIGPRITADDDKFQVVVNVKDFKKENLKVKVDGGFIFVQGSHEAKQDDHDIFASQFFHTYALPVNSSSADVTAELTSDGNLVVTAPITNSSEKSSKVDREVTIVETGKPFKPEEVEKATTLPPATTVAEDEERKEPTTPSEGKEEVTEKDNVIPHGSDAAV is encoded by the coding sequence ATGTTTTCGCCGCGATTGTTTGCGGTACTCGCTATCCTTGCGACGGCCGCCGCCGTGCCGGCTACCGACCGGCCGGTGCCCAAGCCGGTCACCACGATAACCGACGACGACATTAGCGAACCTTACGACAACCCGTGGTTTAGCTTCCCTCTCTTTGGAAATCTCTTCGCGCCTCTGTGGAAATTGTTCCCCACTTTCGCCGACATCGGACCCAGAATCACCGCTGACGACGACAAGTTCCAAGTTGTTGTGAATGTTAAGGACTTCAAGAAAGAAAACCTGAAGGTCAAGGTCGATGGTGGCTTCATCTTCGTCCAGGGCTCTCACGAGGCTAAACAGGACGACCATGACATCTTCGCCAGCCAGTTCTTCCACACCTACGCATTGCCGGTCAACTCCAGCAGCGCTGATGTTACTGCCGAGTTAACGAGTGATGGAAACCTTGTAGTCACAGCCCCCATCACGAACAGCAGCGAAAAATCTTCAAAGGTGGACAGAGAAGTTACTATTGTTGAGACAGGCAAGCCATTTAAACCAGAAGAGGTTGAAAAGGCGACAACTCTGCCTCCCGCGACCACAGTAGCTGAGGACGAGGAAAGGAAAGAGCCAACGACCCCCTCTGAAGGAAAGGAAGAAGTAACCGAGAAAGATAATGTAATCCCTCACGGAAGCGACGCTGCAGTATAA